Sequence from the Rhodopirellula halodulae genome:
CAACGGGTTTTCCAGGAATCGCCGCAGAAAAGAGTCAGCCTCCGGCGGAGCAGCGTCTTGTGCCAGCAATTGAAGTGCGAGCAAGTTTGCCTGCCGCGATAGATCGTTGAAGAACAGATCGAAAGAAGGCAACAAGGCAGGGGTTCCGGGGATGATGACATTCGCACGAAGCAGCCCCAGGCGTCCTGGCTGGTGGTTGTCTGCGTCGTTCGCAATGCGGCATGATATGGAAGCAAAAAAATCGCCACAAGCCCAGCCCTATCTTGCCTCGCCACCCCGATTTGCGTAGCACCGAGAATCCTTTGACCGTCCCCGCCAACGAACGATTCGAGGATGCTCCCGATGGCTGGCCGGCTTGGCCGCCGCGAATCCCTGAACTGACCCACGCGATCTCGGATTCCGTCGCGCGGATTCTGCAGGACGGACAGTGGGGCACCTACCCTGAAACGACCGCCAAAACGTTGGCCGAGGCGGCACGGAATCAACCGGGGGTGCATGAAACGGGCGTCCACCAGCAATGCACAGCCAAAATGATGGAGGCGGCTTGCGAGATGGTTGGGACGGATCGTCGTGGCGGAACTTCAAACGTCGCCGAAGCCACCAACGCACGCAGACGGGCTCGATTGTGCTCTTCGGGAACGTCGGCGATTGAATTGGCACTTCGTGCATTGGGAGTGGGATCCCACAAGCCTTCCCGACAGGCAACTGATGTCATCCTGTCGGCTTACGACTACCCGGGAAACTTTCGGACGATCGAATTGCTGGGCGGCCGTCCGGTGCTGTGTGACACTGAATCGGTCTCGATCAGCCGTCAAAGTTGCTCGGTCACGGGTGTGACCCCAAGCCTTTCGTCGATCGAGTCAATTCAGTCGCCCCCCGGCAGCGTGTTGCTGGTTTCGCATCTGCATGGACAACTGGCTGATTCGACGGCGTTGGCTAATTTGTGCTCTGATCGGGACTGGATGCTGATCGAAGATGCTTGCCAAGCGTTCGGTGCCGGAACCATTGAAACCGACGCCGCGGGAAAGGACGTCTTTCATCCCGTCGGTGAGCGAGCGGATTGGACGACCTACAGCTTCGGCGGTAGCAAGCCTGTGACCTGCGGCAACGGAGGAGCGTTGGTGACGCAGTCGGAGAAGCGATTCCATCAACTGCGAGGAATCGTGGATCGACCAAGCGACACCTTTCCCATGTCTCCGCTTCAATGTGCCGCGTTGTTGCCTCAGTTGCCCCTGGTTTCTCGCTGGAACGCGATTCGATGCGAAAACGCGTTGAAGCTCAGTCAATTGGATTGGGAATCGGTGGGATGCATGGCGATTTGGGATGACAATCCTGCAGTAATTCGGGCACCCTACAAATTTCCGGTGTTGGCTCGGGACGCGGAAACGCGTTCTCGGGTCTTGGCAGCATTCAAGCAGATCCAACTTCCCTGCGGCGAAGGCTTTCGGTCGATGCATCGGACGAGCGACCGGCGCAGTTCCAAACCGGTGCCGTTGGATAACGCGGCAATCCTGAGCGACCGATTGTTGGTCGTGGATCACCGAGCTTTGTTGGCTGACGATGTCGCCGACCGCGTCAAAGCTTGCTTGCGGACGATCGCAGGTGGCTCGCGGATTCGTTCGGACTGAACTATCTTCTCGCCACGTTTCGCGTTCGCGATTGATGGTGGGGGCCAACGCTGACAAAGTTTGCCCTCGGCCGAGTTGCTGTCCGCCAGGTGACTATCCACCAAGTAACTGTCCGCCAGGTTGCCCTTGAATCATTTCCGGCCCGGATCGTCATTCGTTTCACACCTCTCAACCATTGGGTTTCGCCATGCCAGTCAATGAATACTTCGACGGAAACGTCACCTCAATCGCGTTTGAAAATCACGAGGGCCGAGCGACGTCGGGCGTGATGCAAACCGGTGAATACGAATTTGGCACCACTGAAAACGAGCTGATGAAGATCGTCTCGGGCAAGTTGGAAGCGAAACTTCCCGGCGAACCTGGGTTCCGTGCCTATCCGGCGGGCACCGAGTTCCGAATCGAAGCGAACCAAAAATTCCAGGTCCGCGTGTTGGAACCGACCGCGTATCTGTGCTTTTACAGCTGATCGGCGACGCCGGAATGGGGATGGAGAACGCGTTAGTTGAATCCTGACCTGCCGAGGGCTTTGGGTTACAATCAGCACCGCTGCGACCCCGACAAGGTGTCTTACCCGTGCCGTCGACGAATTTGTTCCACCTAGGTTCATCGTTGATAGGCGAGGTCGGACGCCCCTCCCGCCTTCCAACGCAATTCTGGCGTTCCAATGAATTTTCTAGCCAAACGGGCTCAATCTCCGTTTTCGTTGTTCGTGTTTGGTGTGCTGCTCAGCACGTTTGCAACGGTTCCAAGCCGAGTCATCGGTGACGATGCGGTGAAGGTAGGCCGTGCCGCCGAGCGATCCAAATCCATTTTGTTGATCGCCGGCAAACCCAGCCACGGTTACGGTGCCCACGAACACTACGCCGGTTTGAAAGTGCTGGAGCAATCGCTGCTCGAAGCCAATCCCAACCTCAAGACCGAAGTCGTTCGCGGTTGGCCGTCCGATGCCAGCAAGGTCGAATCCGCAGACTCGATCGTCTTGTACAGCGATGGGCAAACGCGACACGTTGCCTTTGATCATCGCGACGAAATTCGAGGTGTCCTGAAACGAGGCGGCGGACTGGTTTGCTTGCACTACGCCACGGAGATGACGCCTGGCGAATCGGGTGATGACATGGTCGAGTTGCTCGGCGGCCACTTCGAAATTCACTACAGCGTGAACCCACACTGGATCGCCAAGTTCGACGATCTGCCGGATCACCCGATCACAAGCGGCGTCGAACCATTCGCCACGAACGACGAGTGGTACTTTCACCTTCGTTTCTCGGAACGAGGCAAGCTGACGCCGATTTTGCAATCCGTCGCACCGGAGGAAACGATGCGTCGTCCCGACGGGGCGCACAGTGGCAATCCTCATGTTCGAAAGTCCGTCGCGGCGGGGGAGCCGCAAACGGTTGCTTGGGCCTATGAACCGGAATTCGGCGGTCGCAGTTTTGGCTTCACCGGCGGACACCACCATTGGAATTGGTCGCACGTGCCCATCAGACGTCTGGTGACCAACGCCATTCGCTGGACCGCTGGGGATGACCCAACGACGGAGGCCAACACGCCTGCACCCTTGTCGGCCGAGCAGTTGATGGCGGATCAAGATTACGAGCCACCCAAGAAGTTCGATTTGGGGGCGATCGCAGACAAATTCGAAATTCCGCTCAAACAAGATGCCTCATCCAAGCCAGCTTCGCCTTCGCAAGGTGATCAAAGTTCGAACGGACCAGGCCAATCAAAGCTGTTGCAAGTCAGTCCGCTGGTGACGACCAACACGCCAGGGCACCAAGTCGAGCTGACTGCTGACTTGAGCAAACTGGATGCTGCTTCTCGACGGCGAGTTTTCTTGGTCGCCAGTGAAGGCGGCAACGACTATTCGTGTGACCATGTGGCTTGGTTGTCACCAATGGCTCACGGTGATTTCGGGACACTGGACTTGGTCGATCATGGTTGGACCCGAGCCACCACGGGTTGGGGCGAGGTGCACGCGAATGCGAATTGCGTCGGTGGACCCGTTCGTGTCGATGGACAGCCACGAACCGAACCATCCATTGGAACGCATGCCCCCAGTGTCATTGCTTTTGATCTTCCGCCGGGAAAACAGAAAATCACTGTGACGGGGGCTTTGACCAACAGCGGCACCGACCAAAACGGTGGCAACAACAGCAGCGTTCGCTTCGCGATTTTCGCTGGAACCGCTCCGTCGAATCCCAATGTGATCGACGGCAAACAAGCTGACCTTCAACGTTCGCCGGAACAAGCCGTCGCAGGGTTGGAAGCCGCCGAGGGTTTGGAGGTCACGTTGATGGCCAGCGAACCGATTCTCTCCAGCCTGACGAATTTGGACATCGACCATCGCGGTCGCGTCTGGGTTTGCGACGTGATGAACTATCGCCGTAACAACGGAGCCCGTCCTGAAGGCGATCGGATTTTGATCCTGGAAGACACCAC
This genomic interval carries:
- a CDS encoding DegT/DnrJ/EryC1/StrS family aminotransferase; translation: MIWKQKNRHKPSPILPRHPDLRSTENPLTVPANERFEDAPDGWPAWPPRIPELTHAISDSVARILQDGQWGTYPETTAKTLAEAARNQPGVHETGVHQQCTAKMMEAACEMVGTDRRGGTSNVAEATNARRRARLCSSGTSAIELALRALGVGSHKPSRQATDVILSAYDYPGNFRTIELLGGRPVLCDTESVSISRQSCSVTGVTPSLSSIESIQSPPGSVLLVSHLHGQLADSTALANLCSDRDWMLIEDACQAFGAGTIETDAAGKDVFHPVGERADWTTYSFGGSKPVTCGNGGALVTQSEKRFHQLRGIVDRPSDTFPMSPLQCAALLPQLPLVSRWNAIRCENALKLSQLDWESVGCMAIWDDNPAVIRAPYKFPVLARDAETRSRVLAAFKQIQLPCGEGFRSMHRTSDRRSSKPVPLDNAAILSDRLLVVDHRALLADDVADRVKACLRTIAGGSRIRSD
- the ppnP gene encoding pyrimidine/purine nucleoside phosphorylase, whose translation is MPVNEYFDGNVTSIAFENHEGRATSGVMQTGEYEFGTTENELMKIVSGKLEAKLPGEPGFRAYPAGTEFRIEANQKFQVRVLEPTAYLCFYS